One region of Cystobacter ferrugineus genomic DNA includes:
- the yidD gene encoding membrane protein insertion efficiency factor YidD, protein MSPLAFLLALPIRFYRRWISRWLPPACRFHPSCSMYALEALQKHGALRGLRLITWRLLRCQPFHPGGFDPVP, encoded by the coding sequence ATGAGCCCGCTCGCTTTCCTCCTCGCGCTGCCCATCCGCTTCTACCGGCGGTGGATTTCCCGCTGGCTGCCCCCGGCCTGCCGCTTCCACCCTTCCTGCTCCATGTATGCCCTGGAGGCGCTGCAGAAGCATGGCGCCCTCCGCGGCCTCCGCCTCATCACCTGGCGCCTCTTGCGCTGCCAGCCCTTCCATCCGGGCGGCTTCGACCCGGTGCCCTGA
- the rnpA gene encoding ribonuclease P protein component yields the protein MKAEGQAPSRDERFPKALRLLKRREFLEVQEKGQKVPVECLLGLVRPNGRPHCRVGLTISSKVGNAVERARLRRLLRECFRKRHGQWPPGVDVVLVVRQSAKDAPFPVVSRAFDGITRKLQRLFPSVPRESPPR from the coding sequence GTGAAGGCCGAGGGCCAGGCGCCATCTCGCGACGAGCGCTTTCCCAAGGCCCTCCGCCTGCTCAAGCGGCGCGAGTTCCTCGAGGTCCAGGAGAAGGGGCAGAAAGTGCCCGTGGAGTGTCTCCTGGGGCTCGTGAGGCCCAATGGTCGGCCCCATTGCCGCGTGGGCCTCACCATCTCCAGCAAGGTGGGCAATGCGGTGGAGCGTGCCCGCTTGCGGCGGCTGCTGCGCGAGTGTTTCCGCAAGCGCCACGGGCAATGGCCCCCGGGTGTGGACGTTGTCCTGGTCGTGCGCCAGTCCGCCAAGGATGCCCCCTTCCCCGTCGTGTCACGCGCGTTCGACGGCATCACCCGCAAGCTGCAGCGGCTCTTCCCGTCCGTGCCCCGGGAGTCTCCTCCTCGATGA
- the rpmH gene encoding 50S ribosomal protein L34 produces the protein MSKRTYQPSKIKRNRTHGFRKRNSTRAGQDVLSRRRAKGRKRLVVSAYKK, from the coding sequence GTGTCCAAGCGCACCTACCAGCCGTCGAAGATCAAGCGCAACCGTACCCACGGGTTCCGCAAGCGTAACTCCACCCGCGCGGGCCAGGACGTGCTCAGCCGCCGTCGCGCCAAGGGCCGCAAGCGCCTGGTGGTGTCCGCTTACAAGAAGTAG
- the dnaA gene encoding chromosomal replication initiator protein DnaA, whose product MNALARPLPASSSAEILWERMLDCLRQDKLEYALGWIGRMRPLEVREDTLVMGVPDRFYRDWLDDHYRPLLESTLARVADRPMELAYEVVPGLAPAPNLQPPPSAHKPEGARPPRMNARFTFQTFVVADSNQLAAAAAAAVSDSPGRAYNPLYIYGGTGLGKTHLLHAIGNKIWERDPSQRVVYLSSEQFTNEFIESVREQRMPEFRRKFRDECDVLLIDDVQFLGRKEETQREFFHTFNTLHELGKAIILTSDMVPAEVPGLEERLRSRFSMGLITDIQEPTFETRVAILQKKAVLEGLDLPDEVAHYIARAIQKNVRELEGALVKVSAIHSLSRQPVTVDFAAHVLKDVLPTRQVVDVETIQKEVARYYKVPAEALKEDRRHKALAHARQVAMYLSRKLTKASFPEIGARFSKDHSTVISAVRKVEKLRESDAGMKRELDELEAKLTGE is encoded by the coding sequence GTGAACGCGCTCGCCCGTCCCCTGCCCGCCAGCTCAAGTGCCGAGATCCTCTGGGAGAGGATGTTGGACTGTCTCCGCCAGGACAAGCTCGAGTACGCGCTCGGGTGGATTGGGCGGATGCGGCCCCTGGAGGTGCGCGAGGACACCCTGGTGATGGGCGTGCCGGACCGCTTCTACCGCGACTGGCTGGACGACCACTACCGCCCGCTGCTCGAGTCCACGCTCGCGCGGGTGGCGGACCGTCCGATGGAGCTCGCCTATGAGGTGGTGCCGGGCCTGGCCCCGGCGCCCAATCTCCAGCCCCCGCCCTCCGCCCACAAGCCCGAGGGCGCCCGGCCCCCGCGCATGAACGCGCGCTTCACCTTCCAGACCTTCGTGGTGGCCGACAGCAACCAGCTCGCGGCGGCGGCCGCCGCGGCGGTGAGCGACAGCCCGGGGCGCGCCTACAACCCGCTCTACATCTATGGAGGCACGGGCCTGGGCAAGACGCACCTCCTGCACGCCATCGGCAACAAAATCTGGGAGCGCGACCCGAGCCAGCGCGTGGTGTACCTGTCGAGCGAGCAGTTCACCAACGAGTTCATCGAGAGCGTGCGCGAGCAGCGCATGCCGGAGTTCCGGCGCAAGTTCCGCGACGAGTGCGACGTGCTGCTCATCGACGACGTGCAGTTCCTCGGGAGGAAGGAGGAGACGCAGCGCGAGTTCTTCCACACCTTCAACACGCTGCACGAGCTGGGCAAGGCCATCATCCTCACCAGCGACATGGTGCCCGCGGAGGTGCCGGGGCTCGAGGAGCGGCTGCGCAGCCGCTTCAGCATGGGGCTCATCACGGACATCCAGGAGCCCACGTTCGAGACGCGCGTGGCCATCCTCCAGAAGAAGGCGGTGCTCGAGGGCCTGGACCTGCCGGACGAGGTGGCGCACTACATCGCCCGGGCCATCCAGAAGAACGTGCGCGAGCTGGAGGGAGCGCTGGTGAAGGTGAGCGCCATCCACTCGCTCAGCCGCCAGCCGGTGACGGTGGACTTCGCGGCGCACGTGCTCAAGGACGTGCTGCCCACGCGCCAGGTGGTGGACGTGGAGACCATCCAGAAGGAGGTGGCGCGCTACTACAAGGTCCCCGCCGAGGCCCTCAAGGAGGACCGGCGCCACAAGGCGCTCGCGCACGCGCGCCAGGTGGCCATGTACCTGAGCCGCAAGCTGACCAAGGCCTCGTTCCCGGAG